The genomic stretch ccgatagccgtaaaagagccaaaattttagccgataaccgtaaaagctaccaccccattgagaccatCAATTAACCgttcacaaaaaataataataataaacgacCTCGAAGAAGCGTTATATAAAAGCGCCGAATTATTATGTAAACTAATTTTTCCTGACTTCCTTGTATTAGCATCCATATGTATCATCGTAAATTCGCCTCCGGTATATCTAAAATAGGTAGgtacattttccttgaaattttatttttaggtttaTTTAGGTTTTTTTGCGAACGGGATACACTGCGTGAGAGGAAGTCATAAACTAACAGTTAGAGTAACAATGTCACGCAACTACGTCTCGAGCAGCTCCGCCttcttttactgatttttttctccttatgaAATTTTATGGCAACTTTGTTTTGAACAGACAATGCGCTGTTCGCAACATCATTTGTTTCTCAGTAGTTTATTAGAAGGGATACTAACTTTGCATGCCTGTCAGTCACGCACTAGAAGTTAGCATTTTCTTGCCAGAGATGTTgaaatctgattttttttactacgtattacaaacaacaaaccgTCCCTtagttaatttctttactttttcacaAATAGAGGTATAATTAGGCAGCTACCAAAGGCCCTAGGAAACAGCTAAGTGATCGTAGTTCATACGGTCCAGCGGTTTCTCTCCTCCGAAACGAATCCGAAACATCTTTCCCGCAAAAACTGCCTCTTTTAGGTCATCGCGGAGTTGTACCACCTACCAAGGGGCGTTTTCCTTCAAATACAAAATGATATTTGATGATTTCAAAAAATAATGTAGCTGCGCCTTAGTGTGTAAATCTATGTGCGAAACCCATGAACCAAAACAAGTTCCAACCGACGCCGCCGGAGAACTGGAAAAGGAgactacagtagaacctctcGAAAGCGACCGTACCCAAAATGCGCAGACTTAGTTGTCGCTAACGGGAGGTGGTCtcttacgagaatcgaaccacaggaggtttctttgagaagaaaactggacacatctactttaagacagataatttattgcatgcaatttccaagttACGATATGTACCTTTCCATGTTGTGGTTGTTCCTACCACAACAGATCAGAAAACTCgtcaggtggtcgcttacaagaggttaaaaacaatgtaaaatcaTTAAACAGTCAGCCCCAATTAGTGGTCGCGGGCGCTTTCAGGAGAGATTCCAACTGTAAGACCTAACTGAgtgggttttggtgttttggataggtggtcgcacatggaggttcaactgtactccAGCAGAGTAAATCACCTTTCATGACGATGCAACTAGGATTTGTCGATGGAAGATAAGACTCCTTGTTCACCGCTTTTGAGCTACTCTATACCAACTCCCACCCATGTCGAGTGCTTGCAAAACGTAGCATCATCTTGAAAAGAGAAGTATCAGAAAGGTCATCCTTGACGCCCCTGGCCTATCGCAGTATGCGGCAACGAACTTATATCCACGTAAGTACCATTTACTAACCGGACAGTAAGGCGACGCAGAGTAAAGGCGTAACTTGACTACGTTTTTCCgagttttgtttaaagaaataccTGCCTTTTGCTCAGGAGTATTAACGTCAGTGCCCGCAATGTCCCAGCTCGTGCCTTCACACCGGAACGTCCGATCGAATCACTGTTTAGTTAATAGCTACCCttctcttcctcttcccgacttatctaggaagatcgaagggcctctgctcacagggtcACGGTTGATAGCGACCAAGGAGCTAAATAACATAGTGAGGTAAGAAAGTGGCATCGGCAGTTTTATTTACGCCTAACCGTTTCCCAAAGTAAAGAAGGAAAGAACTTCAGACAAAGGGAAACAAGAGTTAAGCTATGGCATATGCGAGGGGGTGGGGGCTAATTAATTGCTGAATAACATGTGCCGTTACCCAAAAAATTacggaaaaacattttttccttggtttggAATTTTGACCATGAAAATTTTAGCTCTAGCCATTTGTGATACCaggcaaaaaaaatccattattTAGATATTCCCTCTTAGCAGCAGGCTCTCTAATTACAGTGTCCTTAAGTTTGGACGGTATCTAATATTATATATCCGCAGGAACGAAACATGACAACAGCTGGTTACAGATTGTCAATGTGTGAAGCGGGGGTTCTGGGCTCCCTGTGACAGTTCTTGTCAAGAAGACCCCAAATCAGTatatttgctgttttaggttgATTCTGTGCTAAAGTCATTACTTACTGCCTTTACCCAGTCAAAAAATGTTCAGTGTAGAGTTACATGTGGggtatgaagaagatatcattTTATCAGGGAGCACTAGCCAAAAATATCTTTTTGGATGATGCATTCAAAGAAACTTGTCCATGTCCATGCTGGGCCATCAGTAGCAACAGAAagcgacaggaaacagtttcagtgcctaaatatagtgttacataacaaaactggaccataaTTTTTggaactaaatttaataatatgCGAAATGAAGACCatattagctttttaaaatgaacTAGCAATTGGCTTGGCATAGCCCCTTTAACTCTTTTTTGACGGCCCATTTTAGTAGAAGAAAACCCCGCCTTTTGACCAAATCCTCCTTTTTGGACCGGCTTTCAACCAGTtagtagcctgcataacaggcattattttttttcgcgtttttgcAGGAGAGCGAAGGCAAGCGCGAAGTGAGTGAGAAGCGCAGACAAGCACGACGGGGAAGACGTAGAAAAAACAACGGCCGTCCACATACCATTGTTTTTTTGCATTCCGCCCCAGACATACCCCTTAATGGCTCTCCTCACCTGCATTCGCTCCGGCTTCGGGCTTAATTGCcttcgctcgcctgaaaaacgcacgcctgttatgcaggctagccAGTTAGCTTGATATGGGAAAGGCTGAAAAAGAGATTTGCCACACAAGACTGCTCAATTGGACGTACACTAATTTAGAAGCTTTTTTGGAGCATTCAcagaagccaaaatttggacctCTCTTTCGAACCTATATCGATCTTTCTCTCCCgctctcttttttccctttgcctttcttcttctGTTGCTCCGGCACTTGATCGTCTTCCCACTATCTTTGTTTTGCAAGGAAGTTTGGCTGGCTAACTTTTCAGGAAAGGGACATTTAATTAATCTGTAGAGAATAGAAGGTGAATAGAAAAATTGGAAGTAGATTTTTTTACCCCAAATGTtgctttttgtgtgtgtgtaacTCTCTCAAGATACATGAAGATAGGTGAAAATTTGCTAAATGAGGTACCAGTGGAAAAATCCATCCTTGTTGATTTTGATCAGTTTACAACCTTGTTGAATAAATGGAAAGCTAACTGGGTTCATGAAGGATAttcatggttaaaaaaaaaacaccaaaacgaCCCCAGTGTCGGCAGTACTCCCTCCATCTGATTTACTTTTTCTATTAGAGGACAAttgaaatgaatgaattaaGGTTTCAACTAATCAATAGCACAATTACGGGTCGGTCCACTTGGCGATCTTTGACCATCTTTGGGTGTTCGAAATCGTGTCTGGACTTAATAGTGTTGAACGCACGAACAGTGAAGAGGCAGAAAGAGCAGGTGGAAGAATTTCAGAAAAGAGAGGAAAGGGGGCAATGATTAGGTAGGTACAAAGGTTAGGTACTTACGATACTTCCCCTAAACTAATCATAGGTGGtgacataattaaacaagcttactcggttaaatctctgggtgtgcatatagacgaaaacctttcatggaatatgcacattgaaaaaatagccaagaaaatcgcatcgggaattggagtaattaaacgttgtaggccttttgttaatcgaaccacattggagtccgttttcaatgccttagttcaaccgtactttaattactgctgcgaggtctgggggcattgtaacaaaagtctttcgaataagttccaaaagttgcaaaaccgggctgcccgtattctaaccttctccagttatgacacaagcgctgatcctcttcttgagcaactcaactggaaacggttggatactcagcgacaaatacaagtggccaccatggtctataaatctatacatggtcttgcgcccgactatcttggttctcttttcactaaatataatccaccttataatttaaggaactctgaaaacaaactagctgttccattgccccgcaccaatttcttgaaaaatagctttagctataatggtgcggttatctggaacagcttgccccctgaattgcggcaagcaaaatcacttaattcttttcgaaatggttgtcgcgatttctttgactgaatcgataaaacgcacacggcatctatgtaaagcagaatttctttattttctctatctttactatttaaatttttagagcatgtttatatagattaaagcagattgtaatttttttaatattattattttatctgatagatttaccgtgtttaaataaaaataaagttcaagttcaagttttgaTTACTTTAATCTCGTCTTTACTTACGTTATTTTAATATGCGAGACATGGCAATTTCACCAAaatataactttgaaaaactactgagaaaattaactatttcggatttttttttattgaaaacttaCAGGGTCTGATGTATAGTGTTATTAATGGCAAATCCCCCAAAATGCCTTGACAAATGAACTATCGGTACCATAAAAGCATGTGCCCACTCCAAGAAAGATGTATGACCGCGAAATTCATTCAGGTGAATAAAGTAACGTTAAGTTATCAGAcatgaataatatttctttacacACTTCATAAGCTCACCTTATTTTTTATCCTACCGGTAAAAATAAAGTCTGACTGTGCTGAGTTTGACAACGGTCACGCAATTGCAGAATACAGTACTCCAACACCCAACAACAATGAGGGTCCACAATAGGTTTGGCGGGATGCAGGATTTGGGTTTTTTTTGCGGTGATATTCAGGATGCGAGCTAACAAAAAGGAGCGGGAAGCGGGAGTTTTGATAATGAGCGGGAGCGGGATTTCCTATTTTTATTGGGTTGGGAAGCGGGAATCGTAAGGGAAAAGTAGCGGAATACGGGAATTAAGTTTTGTCGTGACTACATTTTGGCACCTTTTAAAACCGACCGTGAGAAAAAAGGACTGTTTTGCAAACTATTGCAGGTCACACGAACCTATATTTGTGCGGATTTAAGAATGGAAGAAATAAAGAGATTTTAAACAAGAATCGAGGACCAAGTCCAAGACGGttggaaaagtaaactttctGCATGGGGGTTGTTTGCATTTGGTTGTGCTGTTCGATTTCATACCAGGTTTATGTTTCCATATCTGAAAGAGAACATTAACTATAAATCTGTGCAACCATTGTGTTCATACACATTTTCCATGACCCGTAGTTAGCGTAGACAATTGGCTTCATCGCGCCTAATGGAATCTAGCAGTAAAGAAATCGAAACATCCTTCTACCCGATTCAACTGGCTGTTATGGCCGGAACTCAGATCGAACTAAACCGTCTTTTTAGTACTGATACGCtcagaaaaaaatgaataaacaaataagcaaaacagaaaatagaGTTACGGTCGCTAATGGCTAAGTCAAGAACCTTAAACATCCAAGCCTCCTATTTCAAAAAGGTTGGTCTTAAACATTGTATGATGAAAGCAAGAAACGCTTCAAAAAAAATAGGGCGGGATCGGGATTCGGACGTAAACCGAGGCGGGATAGCGggattaagagaaaaaaacaagcgGGAACATGGGATTTGAGAACCCTATTGTGGACCCTCAACAATTGCTAAGCAACCTTAATTTTATAATGTACAATTAAGAAGAGCTAACatacaaattacaaaacatcTAACATTAGCTATTCTCTTGGTAATGCTATTTCAAACCTCAAATATTGCGTGATGCTAACAGTATTGAAACCCGTCCTTGTGTACGATAGGAATATGCAGATGCATTTATGTGCAAATTTGCCACATTGTGTCACCAACCTTCTTTAGCTTCATTTAAAGTCGCTT from Porites lutea chromosome 1, jaPorLute2.1, whole genome shotgun sequence encodes the following:
- the LOC140923348 gene encoding uncharacterized protein, translated to MKIGENLLNEVQRLGTYDTSPKLIIGGDIIKQAYSVKSLGVHIDENLSWNMHIEKIAKKIASGIGVIKRCRPFVNRTTLESVFNALVQPYFNYCCEVWGHCNKSLSNKFQKLQNRAARILTFSSYDTSADPLLEQLNWKRLDTQRQIQVATMVYKSIHGLAPDYLGSLFTKYNPPYNLRNSENKLAVPLPRTNFLKNSFSYNGAVIWNSLPPELRQAKSLNSFRNGCRDFFD